A genomic segment from Anticarsia gemmatalis isolate Benzon Research Colony breed Stoneville strain chromosome 14, ilAntGemm2 primary, whole genome shotgun sequence encodes:
- the LOC142978246 gene encoding beta-1,3-glucan-binding protein-like has product MMTSYIVLFTLLAITSGQRAGSYKVPDAKLEAIYPKGLRVSIPDDGFSLFAFHGNLNQEMEGLEAGQWARDITKAKGGRWTFRDRNVELKLGDKIYFWTYVIKNGLGYRQDDGEWTVTGYVDEEGRPVDVKHPLPSSSPVPVPDPSASPPPVPLPGCLVSKTKVPGKDVCQGELIFGEEFDISNLKDLSRWVPEVKFPQEPDYPFNIYDSEHTIGFEDSSLVLTPVLTEDRHHEGFLFESLDLTWRCTGKIDTTECKQEASGAQILPPVLTGKITTKHKFAFKFGRIEVRAKLPAGSWLIPEINLEPLENKYGSHRYESGLLRVAFSRGNPSQAKKLSAGPIISDMEPFRTQLMKETIGIQNWNEDYHNYTMVWKPDGLELLVDGAQYGYINPGEGFYALAHENAVPHAANWLRGTVMAPFDQLFYISLGLRVGGVNDFADDLPEKPWQNRGRKAMLEFWRKRSTWYPSWYNTNMKVDYVRVYAL; this is encoded by the exons ACGATGGCTTCTCATTATTCGCATTTCACGGCAACCTAAACCAGGAGATGGAGGGCCTAGAAGCCGGTCAATGGGCCCGAGACATTACTAAAGCCAAGGGAGGCAGATGGACCTTCAGAGATAGGAATGTGGAGCTGAAGCTAGGAGACAAGATATATTTCTGGACTTATGTGATTAAAAACGGGTTGGGTTATAGGCAGGATGATGGAGAATGGACTGTCACAG GATACGTGGACGAGGAAGGCAGGCCCGTGGACGTGAAACACCCTCTACCTTCATCCTCTCCCGTGCCCGTACCAGACCCATCAGCCAGCCCTCCACCAGTACCTCTCCCAGGCTGCCTGGTGTCTAAGACCAAGGTGCCAGGCAAAGACGTCTGTCAAGGAGAGCTGATCTTTGGCGAGGAGTTTGACATTAGTAACTTAAAAGATCTGTCGCGTTGGGTCCCAGAAGTCAAGTTTCCACAAGAACCG GACTATCCGTTCAACATCTACGATTCAGAACACACCATCGGTTTCGAGGATAGCTCCCTGGTGCTGACTCCCGTTCTCACTGAGGATCGACACCACGAAGGATTTCTATTCGAATCCCTTGACCTCACTTGGAG GTGTACCGGCAAAATTGACACAACAGAATGCAAGCAGGAGGCTTCAGGAGCTCAGATTCTACCTCCAGTACTGACCGGAAAGATTACCACTAAACACAAGTTCGCTTTCAAGTTCGGCAGGATTGAAGTTAGGGCTAAACTCCCTGCTGGCAGCTGGCTTATACCAG aaataaaccTGGAACCCTTAGAAAACAAATACGGTTCCCATCGTTACGAGTCCGGACTGCTCAGAGTAGCGTTTTCTCGAGGCAACCCGAGTCAAGCGAAGAAGCTGTCTGCGGGTCCAATCATTTCCGACATGGAGCCGTTCAGGACCCAGCTGATGAAGGAAACCATTGGCATCCAGAACTGGAATGAAGACTACCATAATTATACTATGGTTTGGAAACCAG ATGGTTTGGAGCTACTCGTAGATGGTGCTCAGTACGGGTACATCAACCCTGGGGAAGGCTTCTATGCTCTTGCGCACGAGAATGCAGTACCACACGCCGCCAATTGGCTGAGAGGAACTGTCATGGCGCCCTTCGATCAGCTG TTCTACATCTCCCTGGGTCTCCGAGTGGGAGGAGTGAACGACTTCGCAGACGACCTCCCAGAGAAACCCTGGCAAAATCGCGGGCGTAAAGCCATGCTGGAGTTCTGGCGTAAGAGAAGCACTTGGTACCCCTCGTGGTACAACACTAATATGAAGGTGGACTATGTGCGAGTGTACGCGCTGTGA